The region tatatgtggaaattctgaatttcaatagttgtgtaacaacttataatgtctagtaaagtactaattgagaaaattagattaattgaggggttaattgagaaaggaccgaattgtataaactgtgaaatttggggcaaaatagaaatcaacattttgcactaaagcagttttggacagcagcagtagtgtaactttgaaaaatcaccaaaaattgtagagattgaattagaggatgaataaaatatgaaactaaagcttattgagtctagtttcttataaaagaaatgatgtgagcaatggaattgtaaatcatgagatataatagattttgtgagacaaggtcagaatgaattcgggttcccctgttttgactttggaaaatcattaaaaattgtacaaaaattattatgagttatagtttatatggttagaatccttaatgagtctatttttataagaaacaagctaaaacatcatccgaattctgtacaatgagataattaatttttagtgaagagtggtcggaactgtcagacagcgaaacaggggaaactttaaagaataaactgtactatttggctgaaccaaaaattatgaaaattttatggtatgaagatatgtgagtctagtttcaggaaaaattaacggatcttaatttggagctctgtagctccagataaaaataatttagtgactctgactcggataaacagctttgaatatacatgttagtgaatattgaaattatggttaatgttgtttaagtgtgttatacacattaaggatgtggaatggagaggaggaggaggaaaattgggaaatatatgaatgattcgtgtataaatggtcatatgtttgattataactcataaacgatgaaatatgaatgatgcttatttttgtgcattattggtcatggtttaagctcatgtgtgaaaataaagtttcatagtatgtgtgtatggtatattcagtatatgatttggcatgaaataataccatgaatggtttatgaattaacacatgttggtaagcctgatatatgaataaatgatcaaattgagcggaacgccggatttgagtacttctgatcaagtgacaaagtgataagtggtagctttagctacacttatctgatcaagtgacaagtggaaagtgataagtaatagcttcggctatacttatctgatcaagtgacaaagtgataagtggtagctttagctacacttatctgatcaagtgacaagtggaaagtgataagtaatagcttcggctatacttatctgatcaagtgacaaagtgataagtgatagcttcggctacacttatctgatcaagtgacaagtgaaaagtgataagtgatagctttagctacacttatctgatcaagagacaaagtgataagtggctacacttatctgatcaagagacaaagtgataagtggctacacttatctgatcaagaaacaaagtgataggtggctacacttatctgatcagggacaagtgataagtgatcatacgtaagaccatagttatactatggcaaagtgaaagtgaagtactcaattttccgtgaccgttccctaatttgattaaggatggtaagtgacaaatgggcccaaaagaattaaagtaaatggataagtggtagtgtatttatatcaggacgatgttgttattcaaactaaagtgatattttcattgctaaattgagaatttcataaatgtgttattgaatggtataatcaataaacattgagttaaatggtaaatacgtattagttttgaatttgatgtcattgaattgtacgtgaattaaatgaaaatttctagtgatatgatttaaattatgagcatgagaaattgcgaattgaatgaaatggaaatgaagcattaaattgcatgagtatgtatcgggtctcgcaggccctaattattatgattataatattttgaggatatattgtgaaaagttatagaaacatgttaattattttgaaagttttaattttgatgaaattttataactcggttaaatacgtttacaagtgtatgtgttttggtaatgcctcgtaccctattccggtgttggatacgggtaaggggtgttacaggtcacacggccatgtgaccaaGCTCGTAATCAATGAATGCTTAATaggctcgtataaactttaatcatatcaattcattttaaataaaaaatttatacatatccagaataatccaatattgataccacaatatTCATAAAGCATATTCAACAACTTTAACTAttccaaatttctaaattttcatttgcatttctttactttcttcactcattccatatgcataacTCACCAGTCATAAACATACCATACCACCATAACCACAAGCTAATGCATTTGAACATAgcccttttttaaaattaatcacatgataaaccatttcataaaaaaatgcataacttaaaacttaccattctttcatgagcacaagtatattttcatttgagcacttaccctttcaacgcatcatataaataaacatattaccatttaaccaatagcttggcacttgtctaagcatcaacaacaacacttgttagcatacttgaacatgtttcatataaattcaacattgataaacttattttatcaacatatcacacttgaaTCTATTACTCATCACAACTTCAATCGATGAATACACTTATTTCAGATCAACACCAATAATAACATTAAGTCTTCAAACATTAATTTTATATGTCACTTATCAGATATTACCGAATCGAGGAACGACTTATGGATATGAGTATATCGTAttcagaagcccgaaggctgcacataagcacataagtgctaaacagaaacccataagggttgaacggaagcttgtaagagctaaacggaaacccataagggttaaactgaagctcaaaagagctgaacgGGAACCTATTAGGGTTGAACTGAAGCTTAaaagagctgaacggaaacccatTAAGGTTAAACGGAAACTCATATAAGTTAACAGAACCTCATGAAagctaaacggaaagtaaacacgaaagttcgcaacaaatgctgaacatcagtttacttgggtaatttgccgtCAATTCCTCTTTTGCACAGAACGACTGTACTCAATCTCGCGTTTCATTATTTTCAAacatccaattcaatttcataattttaacaataactttattttcaaaaataaatatgaataaatacataatattatccatcaatttagtaaataacattaaattttaaccatacaaacttacctgaatTGAAGTGAAATATTTGCAggagttcagggactattccgctatttttctttttcacgagtatctTCAGAATCTtgttctaaaatataaaatttcttattcattagcatatatttcagttctaattcatttcacaatttatacgcttcaatttttttgaatttacacaattaccctagcttttacaaattttacaatttagtccttcaactagttaatctatcaaatcaattaatttttctcaattaatattttatcCAAATATTTTAGGCTATCATACAGcccttaataaaatagaaatttaatagcctaatattttaactattttcacaatttgatactaacatcaatatttaacaaaaccATTTTATATTATCATCATACAACAAGATTAATGCTCTAAACCCacttaatattaataatttctttcaatacattaatttatacaataaaaaaaatcatttcatgcaattttgatcatttttgacatttttacaaaattacccctaaaattttacttttattcaatttagtccctgagcctaaaagatgcaaattagccatttttaatgtaacccatgctacccatgctagctaaacattcatatatattttcctcctcctctccattccacatccttaatgtatataatatgcttatatgtaacattatctataattttactatttacttatatgttcattcaaagctgtccacttgagttatagtcactaaattatttatatcttgagctacagaattctaaattaagaatttcttgatgtttttgaaactagactcaaatatctttgtaccataaaaatttcagaatttataatttgatcaataagtatagtaaaatcttcaaatttatccctattcagctgtttgacaacttcgacctttctttactaaaaattaattatctcttagtacgagatttggatgatgtttctgtttatttttcttgaaaatagactcataagaATTTAAACATATGAATTCAAACCCCTAagtatttttttacaatttttgatgattttccaaagtcagaataggggaacccgaaatcattctaaccttgtctcacaaaatttatcatatctcataatttacaatttcattggttacaccgtttcttctatgaaaaactagacttaatcaaatttaatttcatattctattcaaCCTCTAATCCGATTTCCACaatatttggtgatttttcaaagttgaaccattgttgctgtccaaaaactattttaatgctaattttactttttcatggttctttgtattaactttcatttagACATACATAAtcattatacttttaattattttccaatttaatccttaaaactcACTTATTATCAACTTTTATTATAACTTctcttatttcaattataaatttcacaagtttacaatttaattcctaatatcttgaaaatttattatttattataattacacTTTAACTTCACTTTGTAACtaattcactaacacttaacattCCATTTAAACTTCCTAACACAATACTTTATTTCACACATAAACTTTTgtacactttacaatttagtccttattataaaaaaattaatgtaactTGAAATTTTCTCACACATTCACTTTTTATATCATCACACTTCATCTGTATTCTCTTTTAAACATTCAAATTCACATAGCCTATTTTGTttactttacaatttattctCTTTTTCTACTACTTCAATATACCGTTTTAATTTTCATACATAATATTAGCACATTCACAGTTAATTCAACTAATTAAGCATACTTTatacttgattaaaattaaataaagtaaatttttTGAAGTACTTACCTTGTCTCTTTAATTTCCTCAGTTTTTCtaccattttctccattttcacttCCAATTTCTCTCTTCCAAGATGATATTTTAACTCTCTAATGTCTCTACTTCACTTCTTCTTTTGGGTGGTTATGAAAATTTCCAAAGAATTTGAGAGAAAAAGTGGGATTTCATagtaaaggaccaaattgtaaagaattttttttttcttttctttctcttcttctcaCATTGTAGcatggaaagatgaagagaattcttcatctttctttgcttatatactaaatataataataataataataatataattaaaaaatcaaatcaaaatattaataaactaatatttatttatttaattaatctaaaataccACCaatatcatcattgccttctagatttatctctctctctctctaattgaccatttttcccttcatgatcttttaaaattttatctttaagtcatcacttaatttggtaaaattatgatttagtctctCATAATTCTCCACCtatttaatttggtcctaattcatccgttttccttagtttctagatcattccacccttaaaatattttcactattggtccttcaactttttttatatttacactttaacccctcaaattttgagtatttacttttAGGTAACAAAagttttctcacttttgcgatttagtcctttcttgaattagtatatcataatatacttcccaatgttgaaataactcaaaatttccctttttatcactttatttccttattttattatatcaatgataatatcttactttcttactataataattttcggggtattacacgtTATGGTATCCCAAACCCAATGTCTTGCCCACCCTATCCTCTATGGGGTTTAGTTGAGCCTTTCATTTAGAGCCCGTTCTCCTTTACGTTTTAGAAGAACTTTTTCAATAAAAAGTCCTTTTCTCTTAAAAGGAACAGAGAACGGCCTCCATCTTAGAAAAAAATTCACCATCAGAGAAGTCCTTTTCTCCCCCAAAAACTGTTCTTCCCTCTGATTTTTTGCCTGAAATATCAAGTTCTttgcttttgtttcttttcctcTGGTTCTTTGTTCCTCTTCCGCCGGtgagtttcttttcttcttcttctctttaattATTCATTATGCTTTGTTTTTAGTTGTtctctgattgtttagggtttagcaaaaattttttagaaaatttacatTCTTCTATAAAGAATACTGTCAACTGAAATGGGTCAAAAAGCTATATTATCATTTGATTCTTATGAAAGATCTTTGATTGAGGTAAATATTATGTTCTTTGTTTTGTTTGCTTATTATATTGTTTAAACATTATAGGTTCCTTAAACTTATGATTGAGGATAAGAAGAATGTGTTTTCATTTGATTTTACTTCATTTTAGCAAGGAACCCGATCCTTCCCATTTGGTAAACGGCTCTTGGGTGTTGATCGCAGGTGATTCGCAAGCTCGATTGTTCACCCTCTCTCTATTGAATTTGCTTCTGGGTTCCGAACCCCAACGCATGGATTTTGTTAAAACTGCTTTGTTTAAGAGGCACAGTAATTACAGCATTTCAGTTgatgaaattggtatgaaattggaTTTCGTTTGGGCACCTTATGTATTGAATTTAACCCATTTGTTGACGGATTTCAAGACTAAAAAGAAATACCCTAATGTTATGGTAATGGGGGCTGGTCTATGGCATATGCTTCATGTAAGCAACCCATCAGATTACGAACTTGTTTTGCAAACGCTAAAAAGTTCCTTGGTTTCTTTGTTTCCATTTTCAACAGATATCGCCAATGCCTATGGTTAGCAACTTTTCTCACCACAGTTTTCCTTTCGTTTATTCAAAGTATTCTAGTGCTGCTTTTGCTAGCATATGCTTCACTCTAATGCTCATTTAATTGTTTTTTCAGGCATAGCTGAAGTTGTTGTTATGCTGGTCACAACTGCCTTGGTGACACTTGTAATGCTTCTGATATGGCAGACCAATTTGTTTATGGCTTTGTGTTTTCCACTCTTATTCGGGTCGATAGAGCTGATCTACTTCTTTGCTGTTCTATCGAAGGTCATGGAGAGAGGTTGGCTTCCACTTGTTTTTGCTACTTTCTTTCTCACTGTCATGTACATTTGGCACTATGGCAATGTGTTGAAGTACCAGAGTGAGGTTAGAGAGAAAATATCCATGGATTTCATGATTAAACTTGGCTCCAAGCTTGGGACAGTGAGAGTTCTGGGGACATTTTAGAAAATATCCATGGATTTCATGATTGAACTTGGCTCCAAGCTTGGGACAGTTGTAAAGTTAGGGTTGGATATGGTTGACGGTGAAAAGAAGGCGGCTTTGGAggtaaaatagatgaaattgcaAGTCGCGCAGCTGGAAGCGTATGCGAGGCGAACTGAATTTGTTGCTGAGTAAGCAAAATTGTTGCTGAAATATTACAAGTCTGAAGACAAATAGTGGTTATTATGCATAGAGAGTAACTTATGGAGTTCTATCTCTGTTAAGCATATTTTGTTATGTTAATTgcttaatcctttttatttttgtcTCATTTGTTTGTTGGTCTGCCGCAAGCGTCAATTGGCCTTGATTCGGTGCTTACTTTGCTCCATAAActactgctgctgctgctgctgccatATCTCTTAAATTAGTGCCCCGATGTTGAAGGAATATTAGCaagtttttctatttctattaatTTGTCCTCCTTTAATTAGTTTGCTGGTACTTGCTTCACCTCCCAATTATTGCTATTTTGCtgccatttaccaaaaattcCTGCCAAATTAGGTATTTCCTCACTTGTAAATCAAGCTGCTATTGGTCACCTTTTGATGTTCTGAAATGGTTGCGCTTCGTTTTGCATATCAGCGACTAAACATGTTCAAAAATCTGCTGCTATTTGGCTTAAACCTCCCCATCATCAGTCTTAATTCCCATCATTTTTGTTCCATTaccatttaatttgttttaaaatttagacggtaaattttaatgttaaattgataaattgttaaattcactagttattttaaaatttaaataaaaaatgtaatataaatttaaatcaaaattgatAATTTGTTACATTACATGGTATTGAAATTTAAGGTACTAAGGAGCTTatctattcaaatttaaataaaataatacaaatgtgttaaaagcattaattaaaaataaaaaataatttttataataatacaattgtgtcaatatctaattacaattatttaattattatatttacatatttaaatatagtttatatattctaattaaatttaataaataattaatattaattacttagaaatatttaaaattaatattatataatcaaatattaacaataagttataataaattattttttatatttttactaaaatatcataatattaattaatttgaacattatttaaatacatatttgttattttataatatcatgtctaaaatagacattttattcttcaaaagtacttttttacagcaataccaaacactcaaatttttcaaaagcgCTTCTCAAAATCACTTCTCAAAatcacttctcaaaagcacttctcaaaagtacttttcaaaaacaatgaAGAACTAGCCCTTATTGGTACAAGTATATGTACAgcctgattttaatttttaattaaatcaagctCATATAATTGTTCAACCCAATAACTAGTTTATTAATCTCAAAATACTATTTatctaatcaaaattaattaattcaatgaaATTATTTTCTCAATCTAATTCTAATCCTGTCATAATCATTACAACTATTGTATTAAGATatatgagtaaataaatttaattgtcctatttagtaaaattatgatgattaattaatttaattgtcctatttaattacaattatcaAAAGATTAAATTAGTTTCTAAGTCATCTCTTGTTCCTTTTTGAGAAAATGCATTTACTATCGATAGTAATTCATGCAACTTATTTCTCTTTCGCCGTTCTCATTTATAACAAtctgattttcagtggtgtcagaaaggTGATTTTGAAACTCCATTTTCGTAAAtcaagtccgtaaatattaaaaataaatatttacggagttagtataaaattttattagagTTTGATCCTTCAATTTTTCCTATTAATTGCAtaattaaagtatagggactaaattgtaaaagtcttatcactatagatttttaattagtcaaatgaccaaaatagcaattaaatcatttcttaacaaaaatttagtaTGACATTAATAaatactcgtaaatattaaattaataatatttactgactctaTTATCGAAATTAtgatctcgaaaccactgttttcgacactattgaaaacgggttgttacacttcTTTATGCATGATCGTTGTGTACTTATTTTCTGGAATTAGCAATCTAGTGGGGGATTGTTGAAAATTGTAGATTGCAAATTCATTAGATATTATTAATGGATCATTTAGTGCGATTCATGAGCACTTATTTGGATTAGAAAGTGATGATTCATTCATCCAATGGATACATTTGATTTCCATAGGACATGTTTCTTCTAACAAGTATGTCCAATACGAATAAATAGAGGGACTATGGTGCTTAAAAAGTTTATTATTACTACAATCAATCCAATTTCAGAAATTAGAGTAAGAGTTAGGGAATTCCTTGATTTTGCTAATCAAAGGAATTCAAAAAGCTTCGTTGTGTCCTAAGAGGACCTTTGTCTTAACCCTCTAGCAACTTTGTGTGGGTGCAAATTGTTCTCTTTGGAAAGTGTCACCCGTGCCTCAAAGTCCACTGTTTTAATTCCATATCGTCTCTAGATCTATCATTTCCACTCAAATTTTCTAACACCATCAACTACCGACTTTAAATCCTCCCACAACCATTTCCTCTTAAATGCCTATGGGCACCCATGGATGATAGAGAATACAAATTTCTTCATTGAATCGATATGTTGAATCCGAACATGC is a window of Gossypium hirsutum isolate 1008001.06 chromosome D08, Gossypium_hirsutum_v2.1, whole genome shotgun sequence DNA encoding:
- the LOC107900849 gene encoding probable potassium transporter 2 isoform X2, yielding MCFHLILLHFSKEPDPSHLVNGSWVLIAGDSQARLFTLSLLNLLLGSEPQRMDFVKTALFKRHSNYSISVDEIGMKLDFVWAPYVLNLTHLLTDFKTKKKYPNVMVMGAGLWHMLHVSNPSDYELVLQTLKSSLVSLFPFSTDIANAYGIAEVVVMLVTTALVTLVMLLIWQTNLFMALCFPLLFGSIELIYFFAVLSKVMERGWLPLVFATFFLTVMYIWHYGNVLKYQSEVREKISMDFMIKLGSKLGTVRVLGTF
- the LOC107900849 gene encoding putative potassium transporter 12 isoform X1: MDFVKTALFKRHSNYSISVDEIGMKLDFVWAPYVLNLTHLLTDFKTKKKYPNVMVMGAGLWHMLHVSNPSDYELVLQTLKSSLVSLFPFSTDIANAYGIAEVVVMLVTTALVTLVMLLIWQTNLFMALCFPLLFGSIELIYFFAVLSKVMERGWLPLVFATFFLTVMYIWHYGNVLKYQSEVREKISMDFMIKLGSKLGTVRVLGTF